In Humulus lupulus chromosome 6, drHumLupu1.1, whole genome shotgun sequence, a single genomic region encodes these proteins:
- the LOC133782533 gene encoding phenylacetaldehyde oxime monooxygenase CYP71AN24-like: MEIKNYAWQSDPLLLSLYLLLLPLLLILLLFKRNRSWPTRQLNLPPSPPSFPIIGNLHQLTKDPHRSLRALSNKYGPLMLLHLGQVPTLIVSSPDLVEEIVNTSDVAFSGRPNTTATEFLFYGHKNVLFAPYGEYWRQARKICVLELLSLKRVQSFQIVREQEVNELINEIRKEGCVDGGLSINLSKMLIQASNNVMSRCVLGHSYKTEDGSIRKLEELSRDMSMQLMAFSFGDFFPCLRWIDVLRGFVGRLRSSFRDFDSFNDRAVQEHKAARKCNHRDGSEMEDFVDVLLRLQHDSELEFELTQDHIKAILQDMLAAGNDTTSTVAEWLLAELVRNPRVMKKAQEEVRRVVGEKAKVEINDINQMNYLKCVVKENLRLHPPAPLLAPRETTTRVQLGGYDVPARTRVMVNAWAIHRDPSLWGKPDEFIPERFENNRIDFNGQDFKFIPSGFGRRRCPGLAFGIISIEYMIANLLYWFDWKMPDESGLAEFDMSEVCGLTVHKNVPLHIVPISYSP; this comes from the exons ATGGAGATAAAAAATTATGCGTGGCAGTCAGATCCCTTACTTCTCTCCCtttaccttcttcttcttcccttgTTGCTTATTCTCCTTTTATTCAAGCGTAACAGATCATGGCCAACCAGACAACTCAACCTGCCACCGTCGCCCCCTTCATTTCCGATAATTGGCAACCTCCACCAGCTAACCAAAGATCCTCACCGCTCTCTCCGAGCACTATCCAACAAGTACGGCCCTCTCATGCTCTTGCACTTGGGCCAAGTTCCAACTCTTATCGTTTCATCACCAGATTTGGTGGAGGAAATAGTTAACACCAGCGACGTCGCTTTCTCCGGCCGGCCCAACACGACAGCCACTGAGTTCTTGTTTTATGGACACAAAAACGTGCTTTTCGCTCCTTATGGCGAGTACTGGAGACAAGCTCGGAAGATCTGTGTCCTTGAACTCTTAAGCCTTAAAAGAGTTCAATCTTTTCAAATAGTGAGGGAACAAGAAGTCAACGAATTGATCAATGAGATTAGGAAAGAAGGTTGCGTTGATGGTGGCCTTTCGATTAATTTGAGCAAGATGCTTATTCAAGCTTCCAATAATGTAATGTCGAGATGTGTTCTTGGGCATAGCTATAAGACTGAAGACGGATCTATCAGAAAGTTGGAAGAGTTGTCACGCGACATGTCAATGCAACTCATGGCCTTTAGTTTTGGAGACTTTTTCCCTTGTCTGAGATGGATTGATGTTCTAAGAGGTTTCGTTGGTAGACTGAGATCGAGTTTCAGAGATTTCGATTCGTTTAATGATCGTGCTGTTCAAGAACATAAAGCAGCGAGAAAATGTAATCATCGTGATGGTTCTGAGATGGAAGATTTTGTAGATGTTCTTCTCAGACTTCAACATGATTCGGAGCTTGAATTTGAGCTAACTCAAGACCACATCAAAGCAATCCTACAG GACATGTTGGCTGCAGGAAATGACACAACTTCAACAGTTGCAGAATGGCTATTGGCAGAGCTAGTAAGAAATCCAAGAGTAATGAAGAAGGCTCAAGAAGAAGTAAGAAGAGTGGTGGGAGAAAAAGCAAAGGTTGAGATAAACGATATCAACCAAATGAATTACCTGAAATGTGTTGTGAAAGAAAATCTAAGACTCCATCCACCAGCTCCTCTTCTAGCTCCTAGAGAAACAACCACAAGAGTTCAACTAGGAGGGTATGATGTGCCAGCAAGAACAAGAGTCATGGTCAATGCATGGGCGATCCATAGAGACCCTAGTTTGTGGGGCAAGCCTGATGAGTTCATCCCTGAAAGGTTTGAGAACAATAGGATTGATTTTAACGGTCAAGATTTCAAGTTCATCCCGTCTGGTTTTGGGAGGAGGAGATGTCCTGGTTTAGCATTTGGGATTATTAGCATTGAGTATATGATAGCTAATCTTTTGTATTGGTTTGATTGGAAAATGCCTGATGAGAGTGGGTTGGCTGAGTTTGACATGAGTGAAGTTTGTGGATTGACAGTTCATAAGAATGTTCCTCTTCATATTGTGCCAATTTCATACTCTCCTTGA